The sequence below is a genomic window from Chloroflexota bacterium.
TTGCGCAACACGGCTCGTGGAACCGGCAGCCACCAGCCGAGCCCAAGATCCTTCGCATCCACTTCGAGGACGGCCGGCCGGCGAGCGCACGGGACTTCGCGACCGGGTGGCAACGACCAGACGGTTCGCGCTGGGGCCGACCCGCGGGTGTCATTGAGGCCCCGGATGGAAGCCTGATCGTCTCGGACGACGCCGGCGGCGTGCTCTACCGGATCAGCTACTCGGATTGACGACTTCCCTCCGGCCGTTTAGCGGCCCCGGCGCATTCGAATGAGGACCGGTAGCATCGCGCCCCACGCGGTCAGCGCGGCCAGCGCGATTTTCGTCACGTCGACAATCGGCCGAACCCGCACCCCATGCGCGTCGACGAGGACCACGGCCACCGGGCGCGCGCTGGCGCCGCCGCCACCGCCGACCCCGCCGCCAGCGGACTCCGTCTCTGGATGCGTCTCTCCGACGGGCTCGCCGCTGCGATTCGACGGCGCAGGCCCGCGGCCGCCGCCGAAGCCAAAA
It includes:
- a CDS encoding spore germination protein GerW family protein, translated to MTERTVLDTMPAPMGLDRAREILDRIVSVAQTTAVWSVPVEKDGTMVITASEVMAGAGFGFGGGRGPAPSNRSGEPVGETHPETESAGGGVGGGGGASARPVAVVLVDAHGVRVRPIVDVTKIALAALTAWGAMLPVLIRMRRGR